Proteins co-encoded in one bacterium genomic window:
- the glgA gene encoding glycogen synthase GlgA: MKVLFCVSEAVPYAKTGGLADVAGALPAALRRKGLDVRVMMPRYRGVDRNGLEPVQQVYSVIGGTAIEGAVWMGTPSDGVPHYFLDQPSLYDREGLYGEGGRDYEDNLVRFAFFCQSALGLMHNTWTPDLVHCHDWHAALIPAYLRAHRNPLATLFTVHNLAHQGVFPGEQFPLSCLPPETFAPDGLEFYGNVNVMKAGLVYSHALSTVSETYAREIQTEEFGVGLDGLLRARSADLFGILNGVDYALWDPSVDPHIPARYHAGDLAGKARCKAALQQEMGLPVQAYAPLIGTVARLAPQKGFDLVAAALDAIVATGAQVVILGTGEPAFEEAFRAASARFPNQLRAIIGFDEGLAHRIEAGADIFLMPSRFEPSGLNQLYSLRYGTPPVVRRTGGLADSIVDATPENMRLERANGFVFDDYTPDALVAAICRAVAAYRDPVLWRSLQQVGMRADFSWDRVAGRYLELYDATVRRAAERPS, encoded by the coding sequence ATGAAGGTTCTGTTCTGCGTGTCAGAGGCGGTGCCGTACGCGAAGACCGGAGGGCTTGCGGACGTGGCCGGGGCCCTGCCCGCGGCGCTGCGCCGCAAGGGCCTGGACGTGCGGGTGATGATGCCGCGCTACCGCGGCGTAGACCGCAACGGGCTCGAGCCGGTGCAGCAGGTATACAGCGTCATCGGTGGGACTGCGATCGAGGGCGCTGTCTGGATGGGGACGCCCTCCGACGGCGTGCCACACTACTTCCTGGACCAGCCCTCACTCTATGACCGCGAAGGCCTCTACGGTGAAGGGGGACGGGACTACGAGGATAACCTGGTGCGGTTCGCCTTCTTCTGTCAGTCCGCGCTGGGGCTGATGCACAACACCTGGACGCCGGACCTCGTGCACTGCCACGACTGGCACGCTGCGCTCATTCCTGCCTACCTCCGGGCACACCGCAACCCTCTTGCGACCCTGTTCACCGTGCACAACCTGGCTCACCAGGGGGTCTTTCCGGGCGAGCAGTTTCCGTTGAGTTGCCTGCCGCCCGAGACCTTCGCGCCGGACGGCCTGGAGTTCTACGGGAACGTCAACGTCATGAAGGCGGGCCTGGTGTACTCGCACGCCCTGAGCACCGTGAGCGAGACCTACGCCAGGGAGATCCAGACCGAGGAGTTTGGGGTCGGGCTGGACGGGCTGCTGCGGGCGCGCTCGGCCGACCTGTTCGGGATCCTGAACGGCGTGGACTACGCGCTGTGGGATCCGAGCGTGGACCCGCACATCCCGGCCCGGTATCACGCCGGTGACCTTGCCGGCAAGGCCCGCTGCAAGGCGGCGCTTCAACAGGAGATGGGGCTGCCGGTCCAGGCCTACGCGCCCCTGATCGGTACCGTTGCCCGGCTGGCACCACAGAAGGGGTTCGACCTGGTGGCCGCCGCGCTGGATGCGATCGTCGCGACCGGGGCGCAGGTGGTAATCCTTGGCACGGGCGAGCCCGCCTTTGAGGAGGCGTTCCGAGCCGCGTCCGCCCGGTTTCCCAACCAGTTGCGGGCCATCATAGGGTTCGATGAGGGACTCGCGCATCGGATCGAGGCAGGCGCCGACATCTTCCTGATGCCCTCGCGCTTCGAGCCCTCAGGCCTCAATCAGCTTTACAGTCTTCGCTACGGCACGCCCCCTGTAGTACGGCGCACCGGCGGTCTGGCGGACAGCATCGTGGACGCCACGCCGGAGAACATGCGCCTCGAGCGCGCCAACGGGTTCGTCTTCGACGACTACACCCCGGATGCGCTGGTAGCGGCAATATGCCGCGCCGTTGCCGCCTACCGTGACCCGGTCCTGTGGCGGTCGCTGCAGCAGGTTGGGATGCGGGCGGACTTCTCGTGGGACAGGGTGGCCGGCCGGTATCTCGAACTGTACGATGCCACCGTCCGGCGGGCCGCGGAGCGGCCGTCCTGA
- a CDS encoding glycerate kinase, translating to MERSSGAGCAMNVDGRLFHGETAGLRRHAAQILGAAVSAADPAAAVLRAVRWDGGSLMIGGEPCDLTPDGRILVVGAGKASARMASALEAVLGDRIAGGAVTTKYGYLELLRRIALTEAGHPLPDAAGLVGAGRIADIVDNADRGDLVFVLISGGGSALLPMPAEGVTLEEKIATTDLLLRSGATITEVNAVRKHLSKVKGGWLARRAAPARAVTLILSDVLGNSLDAIASGPTVPDPTTFADALEVVDRYGLRGALPAAVRRHLERGASGHVPETPKQGDPAFAGARTVVVGDITLAADAAVEQAKALGYHVDLCATDIEGEARDVGARFGTQVRNERADGKARQRPACLIMGGETTVTVRGTGRGGRNQELALASAKIIAGLPQTLVAAFGTDGTDGPTDAAGAVADGTTLARAGAMGLDPVAALANNDAYAFFDALGDLIISGPTNTNVNDLWLGLIGPAQGTK from the coding sequence GTGGAGCGTTCCTCCGGCGCCGGGTGCGCGATGAACGTTGACGGCCGGCTCTTCCACGGCGAGACCGCCGGACTGCGCCGCCACGCCGCCCAGATCCTGGGGGCGGCGGTGTCCGCCGCCGATCCCGCAGCAGCCGTGCTCCGCGCCGTGCGGTGGGATGGTGGGAGCCTGATGATCGGCGGTGAACCCTGCGATCTTACCCCAGACGGCCGTATCTTAGTGGTGGGCGCGGGCAAGGCCTCGGCGCGGATGGCCTCGGCGCTGGAAGCCGTGCTGGGCGACCGCATTGCCGGTGGAGCTGTTACGACCAAGTACGGATACCTTGAACTGCTCCGGAGGATCGCGCTCACCGAGGCCGGCCACCCTCTGCCCGATGCGGCCGGGCTTGTGGGAGCAGGCCGGATTGCCGACATTGTGGACAATGCCGATCGGGGCGACCTGGTCTTCGTGCTTATTTCCGGCGGGGGTTCGGCCCTGTTGCCGATGCCTGCCGAGGGCGTGACGCTGGAAGAGAAGATCGCCACGACCGATCTGTTGCTGCGCTCGGGCGCCACGATCACCGAGGTGAACGCCGTTCGTAAGCACCTATCCAAGGTGAAGGGCGGATGGCTGGCCCGCCGGGCGGCGCCCGCAAGGGCCGTGACGCTGATTCTTTCCGACGTCTTGGGCAACTCTCTCGACGCCATCGCCTCGGGGCCGACCGTGCCCGACCCGACTACATTTGCCGACGCGCTGGAGGTGGTGGACCGCTACGGGCTGCGTGGCGCGTTGCCTGCCGCGGTTCGCCGGCACCTGGAGCGCGGCGCATCCGGTCACGTCCCCGAGACTCCCAAGCAGGGTGACCCGGCCTTTGCCGGGGCGAGGACCGTGGTGGTCGGCGACATCACCCTGGCTGCGGACGCGGCAGTTGAGCAGGCCAAGGCGTTGGGCTATCATGTTGATTTGTGCGCCACCGACATCGAAGGCGAGGCGCGCGACGTGGGAGCGCGGTTCGGCACGCAGGTGCGCAATGAGCGGGCCGATGGGAAGGCGCGCCAGCGTCCGGCATGCCTGATAATGGGCGGCGAAACCACGGTGACGGTGCGGGGGACGGGTCGGGGAGGCCGCAACCAGGAACTGGCGCTGGCTTCCGCTAAGATCATCGCCGGACTCCCGCAGACACTGGTGGCGGCGTTTGGGACCGACGGGACCGATGGACCCACCGATGCCGCGGGCGCAGTGGCCGATGGTACAACCTTGGCGCGGGCCGGCGCCATGGGGCTCGACCCGGTTGCGGCTCTGGCCAACAACGACGCCTATGCGTTCTTTGACGCGCTGGGCGATCTGATCATCAGTGGACCGACGAACACGAACGTAAACGACCTGTGGCTGGGGCTCATCGGGCCTGCACAGGGGACGAAGTGA